The following proteins come from a genomic window of Polaribacter dokdonensis:
- the thiL gene encoding thiamine-phosphate kinase, protein MLEDKNQNKTSLAELGEFGLINHITKYFKVNQATTVKAVGDDAAVLEASEQQTLVTTDLLIEGVHFDLSYMPLKHLGYKSVMVNLSDVYAMNGTAEQITVSIAVSNRFPLEAIEELYAGIQLACDTYKIDLIGGDTTSSTKGILISVTAIGKANKEDVVYRNTAKETDLIVVSGDLGAAYLGLQVLEREKQVFQVDPNNQPDLDNYTYLIERQLKPEARKDVAGILKELEVKPTAMIDISDGLSSELFHICTQSKVGCKIYEDKLPLDPQVISACEEFELDSTMVALSGGEDYELLFTVPISDFDKIKGNPNFSIVGHITAENQGLQLITRANQEIELKAQGWNSVN, encoded by the coding sequence ATGCTAGAAGATAAAAATCAGAATAAAACGTCATTGGCTGAACTTGGTGAGTTTGGTTTAATAAATCATATTACAAAATACTTTAAAGTAAATCAGGCAACTACAGTAAAAGCAGTTGGTGATGATGCTGCTGTTTTAGAAGCTTCAGAACAGCAAACTCTAGTTACTACAGATTTACTAATTGAAGGTGTTCATTTTGATTTGAGCTATATGCCCTTAAAGCATTTAGGCTATAAATCTGTGATGGTAAATTTATCTGATGTATATGCAATGAACGGAACTGCAGAACAAATAACAGTTTCTATTGCTGTTTCTAACAGGTTTCCATTAGAAGCAATTGAAGAGTTATATGCAGGTATTCAGTTAGCTTGTGATACATATAAAATTGATTTAATTGGTGGTGATACAACATCATCTACCAAAGGAATTTTAATTTCGGTAACAGCAATTGGTAAAGCCAATAAAGAAGATGTTGTGTATAGAAATACAGCTAAAGAAACAGATTTAATAGTTGTTTCTGGAGATTTAGGTGCTGCCTATTTAGGATTACAAGTTCTAGAAAGAGAAAAACAAGTTTTTCAAGTAGACCCTAATAATCAACCAGATTTAGATAATTATACTTATTTAATTGAACGCCAATTAAAACCTGAAGCACGCAAAGATGTGGCTGGAATTTTAAAAGAACTAGAAGTAAAACCAACTGCTATGATTGACATTTCTGATGGTTTATCTTCAGAGCTTTTTCACATTTGTACTCAAAGTAAAGTGGGCTGTAAAATTTATGAAGACAAATTGCCTTTAGATCCACAAGTAATTTCTGCCTGCGAGGAGTTTGAGTTAGATTCTACTATGGTTGCTTTAAGTGGTGGTGAAGATTACGAACTTTTATTTACGGTACCAATCTCAGATTTTGACAAAATAAAAGGCAACCCGAACTTTTCTATTGTTGGTCATATTACAGCAGAAAATCAAGGATTGCAACTTATTACAAGAGCAAATCAAGAAATTGAGTTAAAGGCTCAGGGTTGGAATTCAGTAAATTAA
- a CDS encoding Ig-like domain-containing protein, with protein MKISCKYLALFFLIFLNGCGSSSDDEILDPIDEVIAKITSNKLNLNDTEIATIIVSDFTLDQELYNATFGNFDIVLKKKANNKLNFLVPPNMESGSYQLEVDFSSNSLEFNVTKTILQDTPENTIVSFAGSFETDIENTIALFSQGNIPPQLLSAKDDIQKAISELNSLGDEDKIIAAKFIKNNSLEINELESLLSQQDILYSPKSQSKLCNTPQCYFAYGAKVFIAVTLLEAGGTIAVIGAIIVGVDAIVSLIRGKQSILVSKAKKVAEEALNITLFWRDKLLDVVFDKANNSIFNKSKNQNDNEIENKTEVTFKIKPSKRTLDAEDANSSEDFVNDFVAAYLSLKNFWNENFANSLGAFPDFNDNEEQTFADELSQFSIAIATNSDNVEVSDISGNVEEFSATFTNKTDLKQDFSLDVIFAETNVEAKTSIDLIIGFDESSLEKISGDNQNAIQDETLEEPIIVKVTDEDGSGLVDVEVFFTIIEGEGTLSASSIKTNSEGFAEVDWTLGNNTNNQKLEAAVKNSVGDDIEGSPLIFTATAKELELSLEKVSGDNQNGDENEVLENPLVVRLVNNDGNPISSRTVDFSITSGDGSLSSSSATTNNNGLAQVNWTLGASTNTQTVEVSAKYDDGTVIENAPLVFSANINFNLLGIWIIPDIDGTEIDKFGEECNGQFNKIIRYLSSKITFNSNSGFVLETNEITEYPNSVCTSNGWNLGAESVKVETSTDPFDWNLNGTTLTLIFDNGTDPYPFTLEIIDMNNIKLISIDDPGDDDVILQRQ; from the coding sequence ATGAAAATAAGTTGTAAGTATTTAGCTCTTTTTTTTTTAATTTTTTTAAACGGTTGTGGAAGTAGTAGTGATGATGAAATTTTAGATCCAATTGATGAGGTAATTGCAAAAATTACTTCAAATAAATTAAACTTGAATGACACAGAAATTGCAACTATAATTGTATCAGATTTTACCTTAGATCAAGAACTTTACAATGCTACTTTTGGAAATTTTGATATAGTGTTAAAAAAGAAAGCTAATAATAAATTAAATTTTTTGGTTCCTCCAAACATGGAGTCAGGTTCATACCAATTGGAAGTCGATTTCTCTTCTAATAGTTTAGAATTTAATGTAACAAAAACAATATTACAAGATACTCCAGAAAATACAATTGTAAGTTTTGCAGGAAGTTTCGAAACAGATATAGAGAATACTATTGCTTTATTTAGCCAAGGAAACATTCCACCACAATTACTGTCAGCAAAAGATGATATTCAAAAAGCAATTTCTGAATTAAACAGTTTAGGTGATGAAGATAAAATTATTGCAGCAAAATTTATTAAAAATAATTCTTTAGAGATTAATGAACTTGAGTCATTACTTTCTCAACAAGATATTTTATACTCACCAAAATCTCAAAGTAAATTATGTAATACTCCACAATGTTACTTTGCTTATGGAGCTAAAGTATTTATAGCTGTAACTTTACTTGAAGCAGGAGGTACAATTGCAGTTATTGGAGCAATAATTGTTGGAGTAGACGCAATAGTTAGTTTAATAAGAGGTAAACAAAGTATTTTAGTAAGTAAAGCAAAAAAAGTTGCAGAAGAAGCTTTAAATATTACTTTATTTTGGAGAGATAAGTTGTTAGATGTTGTATTTGATAAAGCAAATAATTCAATTTTCAACAAATCAAAAAATCAGAACGATAATGAAATTGAAAATAAAACTGAAGTAACGTTTAAAATAAAACCTAGTAAAAGAACTTTAGATGCTGAAGATGCAAATTCATCTGAAGATTTTGTTAATGATTTTGTAGCTGCATATTTGTCTCTAAAAAATTTCTGGAATGAAAACTTTGCCAATAGTTTAGGAGCTTTTCCAGATTTTAATGATAATGAAGAACAAACTTTTGCAGATGAATTATCACAATTTAGTATAGCAATAGCTACAAACTCCGACAATGTTGAAGTTTCTGATATATCTGGAAATGTAGAAGAATTTTCAGCAACTTTTACCAACAAAACAGATTTAAAGCAAGATTTTTCTCTAGATGTAATATTTGCAGAAACAAATGTTGAAGCAAAAACAAGTATAGATTTAATCATTGGCTTTGATGAATCTTCATTAGAAAAAATCTCTGGAGATAATCAAAATGCAATTCAAGATGAAACTTTAGAAGAACCTATCATTGTTAAAGTTACAGATGAAGATGGTTCTGGACTTGTTGATGTAGAGGTCTTTTTTACAATCATAGAGGGTGAAGGAACTCTAAGTGCTAGTTCAATTAAAACAAACTCAGAAGGATTTGCGGAAGTAGATTGGACTTTAGGAAATAACACTAATAATCAAAAACTAGAAGCTGCAGTAAAAAATAGTGTAGGAGATGATATTGAGGGTTCACCTCTAATATTTACAGCAACTGCTAAAGAATTAGAACTGTCTTTAGAAAAAGTTTCTGGCGATAATCAAAATGGTGATGAAAATGAGGTCTTAGAAAACCCTTTGGTTGTTAGGTTAGTAAATAATGATGGAAACCCAATTAGTAGTAGAACTGTAGATTTTTCAATTACGTCTGGAGATGGATCTTTAAGTAGTTCTTCTGCAACAACAAATAATAATGGTTTAGCACAAGTTAATTGGACACTGGGTGCAAGTACAAATACACAAACTGTTGAAGTAAGTGCTAAATACGATGATGGAACAGTAATTGAAAATGCACCATTAGTGTTTAGTGCAAATATCAATTTTAATTTATTAGGAATATGGATAATTCCAGATATTGATGGTACAGAAATAGATAAGTTTGGAGAAGAATGTAATGGGCAGTTTAATAAAATTATTAGATATTTAAGTTCTAAAATTACTTTTAATAGTAATTCTGGTTTTGTATTAGAAACTAATGAAATAACAGAATATCCAAATTCAGTATGCACATCTAATGGATGGAATTTAGGTGCAGAAAGTGTTAAGGTTGAAACGTCAACAGATCCTTTTGATTGGAATTTAAATGGTACAACATTAACACTTATTTTTGATAATGGCACTGACCCTTATCCTTTTACACTCGAAATAATTGATATGAATAACATAAAATTAATTTCAATTGATGATCCAGGTGATGATGATGTAATTTTACAAAGACAATAA
- a CDS encoding response regulator transcription factor produces the protein MQNQKYNLFKEVFETYKEYDGTIVADHIQKLRELDAYLPPMQSFFIVTNTSKQTYEFVSKNFEHTLGLSAEKMTTEGIKYWFSHFNPENLPVFLSMLEELMNFTMTKVKKKERPRLSYTWNICVKNSNNDYVNIVEHQTPIYFDNQGKPIIGITHCSVIDEKVKKPIIASIKILNDNNEYETLFYKNYSQLLLSASVTSREQDIIRLLSLNNSSKEIAKKLSISIHTVNTHRKNILNKLKLKSSSELVTYFLNNQLY, from the coding sequence ATGCAGAATCAAAAATACAATCTATTTAAAGAGGTATTTGAGACTTATAAAGAATATGATGGCACTATTGTAGCAGATCATATTCAAAAATTGAGAGAGTTAGATGCTTATTTACCTCCAATGCAATCTTTTTTTATAGTTACAAATACATCCAAACAGACTTATGAGTTTGTAAGTAAAAATTTTGAACATACCTTAGGTTTAAGTGCAGAAAAAATGACAACTGAAGGTATAAAATATTGGTTCTCTCATTTTAATCCAGAAAATTTGCCTGTATTCTTATCTATGTTAGAAGAATTGATGAATTTTACAATGACAAAAGTTAAAAAGAAAGAAAGACCTAGATTAAGTTATACTTGGAATATATGTGTGAAAAACAGTAATAATGATTATGTAAATATTGTAGAGCACCAAACACCTATTTATTTTGATAATCAAGGAAAACCAATTATTGGTATTACTCATTGTAGTGTAATTGATGAGAAGGTTAAAAAACCTATTATTGCTAGCATCAAAATTTTAAATGATAATAATGAGTATGAAACATTGTTTTATAAAAATTATTCTCAACTACTTTTATCTGCTTCAGTAACCTCTAGAGAACAAGATATTATTAGACTTCTTTCTTTAAATAATTCTAGTAAAGAAATAGCAAAAAAACTATCTATAAGTATTCATACTGTAAATACACACAGAAAAAATATTTTAAATAAGCTAAAGCTAAAGAGTTCTTCAGAATTAGTTACTTATTTTTTAAACAATCAACTTTATTAA
- a CDS encoding alpha/beta fold hydrolase: MQKSITFKKINISFTDEGKGTVIVLIHGFLENKTMWKNITPVLTKKNRVIAIDLLGHGKTDCLGYVHSLTLFSEAIEAVLKHLKLRRFYIIGHSLGGYVALKLADRHPLKIKGLCLLNSTSNEDDDDRKVLRKRANKMVQHNFENLVRMSFVNLFTEDSRNKYKNEINIALAEALKTPVQGYIAANDGMRLRENQNHVLANNSFKKLIIAGKKDPVLDFSKSLKEAILTNSEIKLLINGHMSHIEDSQELLELLKEFVK, from the coding sequence ATGCAAAAATCGATCACTTTTAAAAAAATAAACATTTCATTTACTGATGAAGGTAAAGGAACAGTTATTGTTTTGATTCATGGTTTTTTAGAAAACAAAACCATGTGGAAAAATATTACACCAGTTTTAACTAAAAAAAATAGAGTAATTGCTATAGATCTATTGGGCCATGGAAAAACAGATTGTTTGGGCTATGTGCATAGTTTAACCTTATTTTCAGAAGCTATAGAAGCCGTTTTAAAACATCTAAAATTAAGACGATTTTATATTATTGGCCATTCTTTAGGAGGTTATGTCGCTTTAAAATTAGCAGATAGACACCCTCTTAAAATTAAAGGTTTATGTTTATTAAATTCAACCTCTAATGAGGATGATGATGACAGAAAAGTATTAAGAAAACGTGCTAATAAAATGGTACAGCATAATTTTGAAAACTTAGTTCGTATGTCTTTTGTGAATTTATTTACAGAGGATAGCAGAAATAAATATAAAAACGAAATAAATATAGCATTAGCAGAGGCCTTAAAAACACCAGTTCAGGGTTATATAGCTGCAAATGATGGCATGCGTTTGCGAGAAAACCAAAATCATGTTTTGGCGAATAACAGTTTTAAAAAATTAATAATTGCTGGTAAAAAAGATCCTGTATTAGATTTTAGCAAATCTTTAAAAGAAGCTATTCTAACGAATTCAGAAATTAAGTTGTTGATTAATGGACACATGAGTCATATAGAAGATTCTCAAGAATTATTAGAACTTCTAAAAGAATTTGTTAAATAA
- the brnQ gene encoding branched-chain amino acid transport system II carrier protein, with product MNKTKEIWIAGFALFSLFFGAGNLILPPTLGAKAGLDWWIVVLGFVTTAVTIPILAIFAHAKLQGTLYDFGKKVSPIFSTVYCFLIYSIAIAIPSPRTAAVTHEMTVQPFFETSTLLTSIIYFVFVFIFAINRSRVIGLIGKFLTPIIVFILLIIIGIAIFTSPGNITPSTFSTPFVDGLLEGYQTFDAIGGVVVGAVIIISLNYSLHTTFDAKRKLIRKAGFIAGTGLLLIYGGLILSGSLFAITFTEEASRTEILTSLSVQTLGNLGTTFLSVLVALACFTTAVGIVTGSADYVKGICNNSQKAYLITAVIASLIGVFVGSYQVDFIITLAVPALMFLYPITIMLILLNIVPEKYASKLVFRAVILVTFIFSIPDFLGFIIPKENLTGIKSIIPLAEYSLGWVLPALLVFVLINTNKLLLKK from the coding sequence ATGAACAAAACAAAAGAAATCTGGATTGCTGGTTTTGCACTCTTTTCACTTTTTTTTGGAGCAGGAAATTTAATTTTACCACCAACTTTAGGAGCCAAAGCAGGTTTAGATTGGTGGATAGTTGTTTTGGGCTTTGTTACAACAGCAGTAACTATACCAATTTTAGCCATTTTTGCACATGCTAAATTACAAGGTACTTTGTATGATTTTGGTAAAAAGGTTTCTCCTATATTTAGTACAGTTTACTGTTTTCTAATTTACAGTATTGCAATTGCAATTCCATCCCCTAGAACAGCTGCTGTTACCCATGAAATGACAGTGCAACCCTTCTTTGAAACCTCTACATTACTAACCAGTATTATTTACTTTGTATTTGTGTTTATTTTTGCAATAAATAGATCTAGGGTAATTGGTTTAATAGGTAAATTCTTAACACCAATTATTGTTTTTATTTTACTCATTATTATTGGTATTGCTATTTTTACATCGCCAGGAAATATAACTCCTTCCACTTTTTCTACACCTTTTGTAGATGGTTTACTAGAAGGCTATCAAACTTTTGATGCTATTGGAGGGGTTGTTGTAGGTGCTGTAATTATTATATCTCTAAATTATAGTTTACATACCACTTTCGATGCAAAAAGAAAATTAATTCGTAAAGCTGGTTTTATAGCAGGTACAGGGCTCTTGTTAATTTATGGTGGCCTTATTTTAAGTGGATCTTTATTTGCAATCACTTTTACTGAAGAAGCTTCTAGAACAGAAATTTTAACCAGTTTAAGCGTACAAACTTTAGGTAATTTAGGAACCACTTTTCTAAGTGTTTTAGTAGCTTTAGCTTGTTTTACAACTGCTGTAGGTATTGTAACAGGTTCTGCAGATTATGTTAAAGGTATTTGTAATAACTCTCAAAAAGCATATTTAATTACTGCTGTAATTGCTTCTTTAATAGGTGTTTTTGTGGGTAGTTATCAGGTAGATTTTATTATTACACTTGCAGTGCCAGCGTTAATGTTTTTATACCCAATTACAATTATGCTTATTCTGCTAAATATTGTGCCAGAAAAATATGCTTCTAAATTAGTTTTTAGAGCAGTTATTTTGGTAACATTTATATTTAGTATTCCAGATTTTTTAGGCTTTATAATTCCTAAAGAAAACTTAACTGGCATAAAAAGTATAATTCCTCTTGCAGAATATAGCTTAGGTTGGGTTTTACCAGCTTTATTAGTATTTGTTTTAATTAATACAAATAAACTCTTACTCAAAAAATAA
- a CDS encoding Crp/Fnr family transcriptional regulator encodes MKIEDYTVLEIFKNVSFTKHELSIIKDRFEKITLKKGEILLDSKNTCKNQYFVYSGCLRSFFVNDDGKDFTTQFAIKDWWISDYISFFKNEKTVMSIECLQDAVVYRLSKEDFEFLCLNVPKIETFIRNKLQNAFASFQKRILEYLSLSAKDRYYNFINSYPEINSYIKNYHVASYLGITTESLSRIRKMNIKS; translated from the coding sequence ATGAAAATTGAAGATTATACTGTTTTGGAGATATTTAAGAATGTGAGTTTTACCAAGCACGAGCTTTCAATAATTAAGGATAGATTTGAAAAAATAACCCTTAAAAAAGGTGAAATTTTATTGGATTCTAAAAATACCTGCAAAAATCAATATTTTGTTTATAGTGGTTGTCTTAGATCTTTTTTTGTTAATGATGATGGTAAAGATTTTACGACACAATTTGCAATTAAAGATTGGTGGATAAGTGACTATATTTCATTTTTTAAAAATGAAAAAACTGTAATGAGTATAGAATGTTTACAGGATGCAGTAGTTTACAGGCTATCTAAAGAAGACTTTGAATTTTTATGTTTGAATGTACCTAAAATTGAAACATTTATTAGAAATAAATTACAAAACGCATTTGCTAGTTTTCAAAAAAGAATTTTAGAATATTTATCATTATCAGCTAAGGATAGATATTATAATTTTATTAATAGCTATCCAGAAATAAATAGTTATATAAAAAATTATCATGTAGCTTCTTATTTAGGTATTACAACAGAAAGCTTAAGTAGGATTAGAAAAATGAACATAAAGTCATAA
- a CDS encoding helix-turn-helix domain-containing protein, which translates to MSVKNITKYSFKDIFSISTVLFEEACTIDHSTQQNNYTIYWIKEGSGIYNIDFEQYEFTDNVLFFLSPGQVFTVDTEQIKTAYKLSFKRDFYCIQTHDAEVACNGILFNNIYETPFVKPCEKDTQKLNFIIESLIDEFQQNETAQYDMLQSYLKQFIINSVRIKKENHTLKEDSDTRLFKDFSLLVEQNFKTMHTVTEYAKRLGLSPKSITKHFQKLGKKTPSDFIKTRILLEAKRLLIYTDKSVKEIAFELGYNDPAYFSRFFTKAIAKSPLQFKKEY; encoded by the coding sequence ATGTCGGTTAAAAACATTACCAAATATAGTTTTAAAGATATTTTTTCTATAAGTACAGTTTTGTTTGAAGAAGCGTGTACCATAGACCATTCTACCCAACAAAATAATTATACGATTTATTGGATAAAGGAAGGTTCAGGAATTTATAATATCGATTTTGAACAGTATGAATTTACTGACAACGTTTTGTTTTTTCTTTCTCCAGGACAAGTATTTACAGTAGATACAGAACAAATAAAAACAGCCTATAAGCTTAGTTTTAAAAGAGATTTTTATTGTATTCAAACACATGATGCAGAAGTAGCTTGTAATGGAATTTTATTCAATAATATTTACGAAACCCCTTTTGTAAAACCATGTGAAAAGGATACTCAAAAATTAAATTTTATTATAGAAAGTTTAATTGACGAGTTTCAACAAAATGAAACTGCACAGTATGATATGCTGCAATCCTACTTAAAGCAATTCATTATTAATTCTGTACGTATTAAAAAAGAAAACCACACCCTAAAAGAAGATTCAGATACTCGTTTATTTAAAGACTTTAGTCTATTGGTAGAGCAGAATTTTAAAACAATGCATACAGTTACAGAGTATGCAAAGAGACTTGGTCTAAGCCCAAAATCTATTACCAAACATTTTCAAAAACTGGGTAAAAAAACACCTTCAGATTTTATAAAAACCCGAATTCTTTTAGAGGCAAAACGTTTATTGATTTATACAGACAAAAGCGTAAAAGAAATAGCTTTTGAGCTGGGTTATAATGATCCTGCCTACTTTTCGCGCTTTTTTACAAAAGCCATAGCCAAATCTCCTTTACAATTTAAAAAAGAGTACTAA
- a CDS encoding carboxymuconolactone decarboxylase family protein: MNTYNVPTKNEVSENNKVIFNQLEKSLGFVPNLYASFAHSETALDNFLALGNAKTSFSAKEKEVINLAVSQVNECVYCLSAHTAIAKMNGFTENQVLELRTGNASFNSKLDALSKFAKSVALNRGAATEEVIENFYNAGYNKGNLADAILLIGEITITNYFHKTTEVPVDFPIAQSLELV; the protein is encoded by the coding sequence ATGAACACATATAATGTACCAACAAAAAACGAAGTATCAGAAAATAATAAAGTAATCTTTAATCAATTAGAAAAAAGCCTTGGGTTTGTTCCTAACTTATATGCATCTTTTGCACATAGTGAAACTGCATTGGATAATTTCTTAGCATTAGGTAATGCTAAAACAAGTTTTTCTGCAAAAGAAAAAGAGGTAATTAATTTAGCTGTAAGCCAAGTAAACGAATGTGTCTACTGTTTGTCTGCACACACAGCAATTGCTAAAATGAATGGTTTTACAGAAAATCAAGTTTTAGAATTAAGAACAGGAAACGCTTCTTTTAATTCAAAATTAGATGCATTATCAAAATTTGCAAAAAGTGTTGCTTTAAACAGAGGTGCAGCCACTGAAGAAGTTATAGAAAACTTTTACAATGCAGGCTATAACAAAGGGAATTTAGCAGATGCTATTTTATTAATAGGCGAAATAACAATTACCAATTATTTCCATAAAACTACAGAAGTACCTGTAGATTTTCCGATAGCACAATCATTAGAATTAGTATAA
- a CDS encoding cupredoxin domain-containing protein translates to MKKLIAVIVIVLGFAFNTNAQKIKTVALEQTKGEFTQKQITLSAGTYIFEIANNNVGKDVGFVLQPKGKSGQAHHIKEAYVTQAVKNNTKGNSKKVTLAKGEYTYFCPLNNTPLYTLIVE, encoded by the coding sequence ATGAAAAAATTAATAGCAGTAATTGTAATTGTTTTGGGGTTTGCCTTTAACACAAATGCACAAAAAATAAAAACAGTTGCTTTAGAACAAACAAAAGGCGAATTTACTCAGAAGCAAATTACACTATCAGCAGGAACTTATATTTTTGAAATTGCCAACAATAATGTAGGTAAAGATGTTGGTTTTGTGTTGCAACCAAAAGGAAAAAGTGGGCAAGCACATCACATAAAAGAAGCTTACGTAACACAAGCAGTTAAAAATAATACTAAAGGAAACTCTAAAAAAGTAACCTTAGCTAAGGGAGAATACACCTACTTTTGCCCTTTAAACAACACACCTCTTTACACCTTAATTGTTGAATAA
- a CDS encoding alpha/beta fold hydrolase, producing MLNYYLYPHTTSKEWVTFVHGAGGSSSIWFKQIRDFKKHFNVLILDLRGHGNSKPTLKDTFNPKYTFDSITNDIVEVIDHLQIEKSHFIGISLGTILIRNLAEKKPGLVQSMVMGGAIIKLNTRSQILMKLGVIFKSVVPYMLLYKFFAFIIMPRKNHKKSRSLFVNEAKKLYQKEFIRWFKLTSEINPLLRFFRAKDIKIPTLYVMGSEDHLFLPSIKNIVAKHTTSSLFVIDNCGHVVNVEQPEVFNNETIGFINSLA from the coding sequence TTGTTAAATTATTATTTATATCCACATACAACTTCTAAAGAATGGGTAACTTTTGTGCATGGTGCAGGAGGTAGCAGTTCTATTTGGTTTAAACAAATACGCGATTTTAAAAAACATTTTAATGTACTTATTTTAGATTTAAGAGGTCATGGAAATAGTAAACCTACCTTAAAAGACACTTTTAATCCTAAATATACTTTTGATTCTATAACCAATGATATTGTAGAAGTAATTGATCATTTACAAATTGAAAAATCTCATTTTATAGGCATTTCTTTAGGTACTATTTTAATTAGAAATTTAGCCGAAAAAAAGCCAGGCTTAGTACAAAGTATGGTTATGGGTGGTGCCATAATTAAATTAAACACGCGCTCTCAAATTTTAATGAAATTAGGGGTTATATTTAAGTCTGTTGTGCCTTATATGTTGCTTTATAAGTTCTTTGCATTTATTATAATGCCTAGAAAAAATCATAAAAAATCGAGAAGCCTTTTTGTGAATGAAGCTAAAAAGTTATACCAAAAAGAGTTTATTAGATGGTTTAAATTAACTTCAGAAATAAACCCATTATTACGTTTTTTTAGAGCAAAAGATATTAAGATTCCTACACTTTATGTTATGGGGTCAGAAGATCATTTATTTTTACCTTCTATTAAAAATATTGTTGCCAAACATACTACAAGTTCACTATTTGTTATAGACAATTGTGGGCATGTTGTAAATGTAGAACAACCAGAAGTATTTAATAATGAAACTATTGGTTTCATTAATTCTCTTGCATAA
- a CDS encoding sugar kinase has product MNQIITFGEVLMRISPRGNKKFIQSNNVEFYFGGTEVNVGISIANFGGNVKHISCISDDFIGNTAISYLNKFDLDTTAIVRSSRPLGVYFLEVGAVIRPSSISYNRSHSSFSEIKPEMVDWEKSLENGKWFHWTGITPALNKGSQQTLLEGLKLARKKGLQVSADPTYRSGLWKYGENPREILSEMIEYSTIFIGGINEINELLETEYTYSNEDFIAASKQLMETYPSIEKVFDKIRTSINSSWHKIRARMWNGVEFRETEDIDITHVVDRIGTGDAFAAGLIHGLQKFDDFKAIQFASAACAIKHTYLGDVNYANEEEVVSILEGNTTGRLKR; this is encoded by the coding sequence ATGAACCAGATTATCACCTTTGGTGAAGTATTAATGCGAATTTCTCCTAGAGGAAATAAAAAATTTATTCAATCTAATAATGTTGAGTTTTATTTTGGAGGCACAGAAGTAAATGTTGGTATTTCTATAGCCAACTTTGGAGGAAATGTAAAACACATCTCTTGTATATCTGATGATTTTATTGGAAACACAGCAATCTCTTATTTAAACAAATTTGATTTAGATACCACTGCAATTGTTAGATCTAGCAGGCCTTTAGGTGTCTATTTTTTAGAAGTTGGTGCAGTTATTAGACCAAGCTCTATTTCTTACAACAGATCTCACTCATCATTTTCTGAAATTAAACCAGAAATGGTTGATTGGGAAAAATCATTAGAAAATGGGAAGTGGTTTCATTGGACAGGAATTACACCTGCCTTAAACAAAGGAAGTCAGCAAACTTTATTAGAGGGTTTAAAATTGGCTCGTAAAAAAGGATTACAGGTTTCTGCAGATCCAACATATAGAAGTGGCTTGTGGAAATATGGAGAAAATCCTAGAGAAATTTTATCTGAAATGATTGAATATTCAACAATTTTTATTGGCGGAATTAATGAAATAAACGAACTTTTAGAAACTGAATACACCTATTCTAACGAAGATTTTATAGCAGCTAGTAAGCAGTTAATGGAAACCTATCCATCTATAGAAAAAGTGTTTGATAAAATTAGAACATCTATCAATTCTTCTTGGCATAAGATTAGAGCAAGAATGTGGAATGGAGTTGAATTTAGAGAAACTGAAGATATAGACATAACTCATGTTGTAGATAGAATTGGAACTGGAGATGCATTTGCTGCTGGTTTAATTCATGGCTTACAAAAGTTTGATGATTTTAAAGCTATACAATTTGCATCTGCTGCTTGTGCAATAAAACATACATATTTGGGTGATGTAAACTATGCAAATGAAGAGGAAGTCGTTAGCATTTTAGAAGGAAATACAACTGGAAGATTAAAGAGATAA